AGAATTGTTGCATTGGCATAAATGCAGACATTCGCTTCAACGGTCGGGTGTCTTTTTGCGTTTTTCATGTCTTTGCTTACGCTTAATGCGCCAAGCGTAACACCTTGATAGATTTTTACATGTTTTTTGATAACGGTAGTTTCACCAATTACAATACCGGTTGCGTGATCGATAAAAAAGGGCGATGCAATATCGGCTCCTGCGTGAATATCTGTTCCTGTAATTCTATGGGCGTATTCGCTCATTAATCGAGAAAACAACAATAAATCGAGATGATATAATTCGTGACTTAGTCTATAAATTGCGATGGCATAAAAGCCAGGATACCCCAAGTATACTTCATCGATGCTGTTTGATGCAGGATCGTTTTCTAGAATATATTCGGCATCTTGATTTAGTTTTTCTAAAACTCCAGGAAGTTTCTCTAAAAAGCGATCCCAGATAGATTCGCATAAATTTTGAGGTTTTTTACAAGCCAAAACCGCAATTTCTTTAAAGCGAAACTCTAGTTCATCAATGCTTTCGTCAAGCGCTGCATTTGAATCAAAAAGCGTATAAAAAAGCTTTTCAGTAAAGTCTTCTGTTTTGGTTTTAATACCGTAATTTATGTGTGAGTGGCTCTTTAAAGCTCTTATATTTTGTATGATATTGTCTTTTGTCACAATGGTAAAAATGAATGAATAATTTTGGAACGTTAAAAGTAAGGTGTTTTTTGGAAATAAAGTCACGATTTAACTAAAGAAATTTTGTTTAGAAAGTTGTATTTGTGATAAAAAAACAATTCTAAGCACTTCTTTTTTATGCATTTCATACGAAGTTAATTGCGTAAATTAGCTTTCAAAACATATCAAAATGAAAAACAATAAAACATTTAAAAGTGCAATTTCTGGGCTTTCTTTTAGCGAAAACGAAAAGATCTGCGGGAAATCAATTCACGATCCTATTCTTGGGTTAATCAAAAAAGAATTTCCTGATTTTAATGATGACGATTGTATTGCCGTAAATGAATTAAATGTGTACCGCCAACAATATATTTCCAATTATCTTTCGACAGAAATAGGAGCGCTATCGGCAATGGAGAAAAGCGTTATTTCTTCCTTAAAGCAAGATAAATCTATTGTGAGTATTGTCGAAGACGAAGAAGAAGTAAGGAATTTAGGGCAGAGAGTGGCCGACGGAGTAGCTGATTTTGGAGGAAGTTGGACTTTTATTATTTCTTTTGTCATTTTTATTGTCATCTGGATCAGCTCAAATGTTTATATACTTTCCAATAAAGGTTTTGATCCGTATCCTTTTATTCTTCTAAATTTAATTCTTTCCTGTGTGGCAGCATTGCAGGCGCCTGTAATTATGATGAGTCAAAATCGCCAAGAAGAAAAAGATAGAAACCGAGCTAAAAAAGATTACATGATTAATCTAAAATCAGAATTGGAAATTAGAATGATTCACGATAAAATTGATCATATGATCATGCATCAGCAACAAGAATTAATCGAAATCCAAAAAGTACAAATTGAGATGATGAATGATATTTTGGATCAGATTAAGAAATAAAGGTTCTTAAAATTCCAATTTTTTAAAATCCCAAATCCCAAAAAAGAGCGAAGCGATTTTTTAGAAAATCTAAAATCTAAAATCTAAAATCTAAAATCTAAAATCTAAAATCTAAAATCTAAAATCTAAAATCTAAAAATAAAA
The Flavobacterium humidisoli DNA segment above includes these coding regions:
- the epsC gene encoding serine O-acetyltransferase EpsC translates to MTKDNIIQNIRALKSHSHINYGIKTKTEDFTEKLFYTLFDSNAALDESIDELEFRFKEIAVLACKKPQNLCESIWDRFLEKLPGVLEKLNQDAEYILENDPASNSIDEVYLGYPGFYAIAIYRLSHELYHLDLLLFSRLMSEYAHRITGTDIHAGADIASPFFIDHATGIVIGETTVIKKHVKIYQGVTLGALSVSKDMKNAKRHPTVEANVCIYANATILGGETVIGKNSVVGGNAWVTKSIPEDSIVLNTTTTDVKIKEKK
- a CDS encoding DUF1003 domain-containing protein, with the translated sequence MKNNKTFKSAISGLSFSENEKICGKSIHDPILGLIKKEFPDFNDDDCIAVNELNVYRQQYISNYLSTEIGALSAMEKSVISSLKQDKSIVSIVEDEEEVRNLGQRVADGVADFGGSWTFIISFVIFIVIWISSNVYILSNKGFDPYPFILLNLILSCVAALQAPVIMMSQNRQEEKDRNRAKKDYMINLKSELEIRMIHDKIDHMIMHQQQELIEIQKVQIEMMNDILDQIKK